Genomic segment of Streptomyces alboniger:
GTCCTTGCCGTAGCCGAGGAGCGGGCTGAGGGTGTCGGGCTCGTACGCGATGCCGACCACCGCCGAGTCCTTGGCGCCCCCGGCACTGCCGTCGCCCGGCGCCGAGCAGGCGGAGGCCGCCACCGCTATCGCGATGGCCGCCGCCGCGCCGCCCGTGCCCCGTATCGATCGGGCCCTCATGCTCCACACCCCTACTGAAGATCAAGCGTTGTTGCGAACGGGTCGCAATTATGCCTTACGCAGTAGGGGCCGCAGGTCGGGGTGGAGTCGGGGCCGCAGGTCAGGGCGCCGGAAGCTCGACAAGACCGGCCAGCGCCTCGCGGTGGGCGCCCGCCGTGCCATAGGCGATCGAGTCGGCCTTGGCGCGCTTCAGATAGAGGTGGACGGGGTGCTCCCAGGTCATGCCGATGCCGCCGTGCAGCTGCACGGCCTCCTCTGCGGCGCGCACCGCGACGGGCGACGCGTATGCCTGGGCGAGGGCTGACGTGAGGTCGGTGTCCGCGCTGCCGGTGGCCAGGGCGTCGGCCGCGGCCCGGGCGGCGGCGCGGGTGCCCACGACCTCCAGCCAGAGCTGGGCGAGGCGGTGCTTGAGCGCCTGGAAGGAGCCGACGGGGCGATTGAACTGGTGCCGTTCCTTGGTGTAGCGGACGGTTTCGGTCAGGCACCATTCGGCGACGCCCAGCTGTTCGGAGGCGAGCAGCGCGGCCCCGGCCCGCAGGGCCCGTCGCACCGCCGCGTCCGCGTCCTGCGTGAGGGCACGCGCGCGTGCCCCTTCGAAGGTGACCGTGGCGAGCGGGCGGGTGAGGTCGAGGGAGGTCCGCGGGGTGACGGTGACACCGTCCTGGGCCGTGTGGACAGCGAAGAGCCCGCCGCCCGCCGGGACGAGCAGCACGTCGGCGCCGACCGCGTCCGCGATGCCGGTCAACTCCCCGTGCAGGGCGCCGCCTTGATCGCCTACTTCTTCATGACGTACACCGTTGAAGGGAGCGCCCGGGGCGGTGGCGAGGCTCACGGCGAGCGCGCCGACCGTGCGTCCGGCGGCGAGCGCGGCGAGCAGCTCGGTCGCTTCGGGCCCCTCGCAGGCGAGCAGCGCCTCCGTGGCGACGACGGCGCTCGTGAGGTAGGGCGTGGGCGCCACCGCGCGGCCCAGCTCCTCCAGGACCACGGCGGCCTCGCGGTGCGTGGCGCCCTGGCCGCCCAGCTCCTCGGGCACGAGGAGGCCCGCGAGGCCCATGCCCTCGGCGAGCGCCTTCCACAGTTCCCGGTCGTGCGGGGTGTCGGTCTCGGCGCGGGCGAGGACGGCCGCGGCGTCGCAGCGGTCGGTGAGCAGGTCGCGCACCGCCGAGCGCAGTGCCTCTTCCTCTTCGGAGTAGAGCAGGTCAGTCATCGCGCGAGGTCCTTCCAGGCGACGTCCTTGTCGGTGCGCGGCTCGGACGGCAGGCCCAGGACGCGCTCGGCGACGATGTTCAGCAGGACCTCGCTGGTCCCGCCCTCGATG
This window contains:
- a CDS encoding acyl-CoA dehydrogenase family protein, with protein sequence MTDLLYSEEEEALRSAVRDLLTDRCDAAAVLARAETDTPHDRELWKALAEGMGLAGLLVPEELGGQGATHREAAVVLEELGRAVAPTPYLTSAVVATEALLACEGPEATELLAALAAGRTVGALAVSLATAPGAPFNGVRHEEVGDQGGALHGELTGIADAVGADVLLVPAGGGLFAVHTAQDGVTVTPRTSLDLTRPLATVTFEGARARALTQDADAAVRRALRAGAALLASEQLGVAEWCLTETVRYTKERHQFNRPVGSFQALKHRLAQLWLEVVGTRAAARAAADALATGSADTDLTSALAQAYASPVAVRAAEEAVQLHGGIGMTWEHPVHLYLKRAKADSIAYGTAGAHREALAGLVELPAP